The genomic interval CACGGGAGTTCCCCCACCAGCGTCCCGGCGACGAACGCCCGCGCGGGGACGCCGGCGATACCCGCGCCCGCCGACACGACTTCCGCCGGGGTCGGCGCGAGCCGCGCCGCGACGACGCCACGGGTGTCCCCCGCGGCCGCGAAGTACCGCTCGCCGCTCTCGCGAACCGGACCGAGCACGCGCCCCGCCGTCGGCAACCGGTCGCCGACGTAGTACGGAATCAGGCTCGTCCCCACCGCGCCCACGAGCGCTATCGGCACGCCGAGAACGAGACCGTACTTGTACCCGACGAGCACCGAGAGCGCGGACACCGGCCACGCGAGAAACGGCCGCACGACGTACAGACCCACGAGAATCAGGGGGAACCACGGGCTCGCCACGACCCCGCGCACCCGCGCCAGCACGCCCTCCGGCACGAGCAGGGCGAGCGCCACCACTAGCGCGGCCGCCAGCGCCACGAGCACTACCCGCCGCGACACCGACACCATACCCGGAATCCGACACCGAACGCTAAATGTCTTGTACTCCGCGGTCGGGTTCTCCCGTATGGACGCGGTCGAAGCGGGCGTCGAACTCCTCGCCGCGATGGACGACGACACGCTCTCCGTCGCCGACGCCGTAGACCGACTCGAAGCCGTCACCACCCACCCCGAGAAGACCCGGCGCATCCTCGACGAAGCCGAATCCCGCGGCATCATCGACCGCGACGCCAGCGAACTCACGTTCACCAAGGGCGGCTACGGCGGCTTCGACCCCGACATCGTCACGAAGGACGGCGACTTCACGTGCCGGCGCTGCGGCACCGCCATCTCCACCGGCTACTTCCTCGACCTCGACACGGGCGAACTCGGCCCGTTCGGCTCCTCCTGCGTCCGCAAAGTCACCGGTCGCGAATAGTCTCCCGCAGGGCCTCGATGCGCTCGCGCTGCTCGTCCAGCAACTCCGACTGCCGCGCGACGAGCGCCTCCTGCTCCGCGATGTACTCCGCCTGCTGTTCGACGGTCTCCTCCAGGTCGTCCAGTTCCGCCCGGAGTTCCTCCACATCCACCGACGGCTCCGGCTCGGACTCCGACTCCGCCACCTGCGCGCTCGCCTGCCCGCCGTTCGTCTGTCCGCCGTTCGCCTGCCCGTTCGCGTCCGCCTCAGCTGGGGCGTCCACCGGTTCGCTCGCGTCGTCGCGGCCGCCGAGCGGTTCGATGTCGTCGTTGTCGAACGCCACCGCGCTCCCCGGGTCGCCCGCCGGCTGGTCGCTCGCCACCGCGCGCCGGAACTCCTGGTAGGTGTCGGCGTCGTGCGCTGCGAACAGCGCGTCCTCCACCGTCTCCCGCACGTCCCGGAACGAGTCGTTCGGGGCCTTGATGCGCTGCGTGCGCCCCGTCGTTTCGAGGACGAGCTGGCTCGCCACGCTCCCCTCCTCCGTGTCGATGTCCGTCACCTCGTCGAAGACGATTTCCTCGTAGTCGTCGTCCCATACCGCCGCGCCGACGTGCTTCACGAGCCGGTCGCTCGTCACGATGAGCGTGAGTTCGCTGAACCGATACGTCCGCTTCACCGTCTCCCCCGGCGCGGTCACGTCCGCGTGGTTCAACACGCCCGCAATAATCGGGTGGAGCGCGTCGTCCAGCTTCCCCGCCGGCACCGTCAGCGTCTCCTCGCCCTCCAACCCGTAATCGAGGGTCACCTTCGACTTCCGCCGGCCCTCCGACACCGTGATGCGCTCGGCGGCGTGCGGGTACTCCTCCACCGACTCGTCGCTCAACAGCCCGTCCGCCCGGTACGCGAGCGTCCGCGTCGCCGTGACGAACAACGCGTCCTCGCCGCGGAGCGGGATGCGCGCCGCGACGCTCTCACCGTCGAGCGCCGCGTCCACGGCCGCAGGTACGTCCATACCCCCGAAAAACGCACCTGCGGACATAAACCCGGCGGGTCACCCGGCCCAGATGAGAACCTTAATAGGCGACAGCCGTCTACCGGAAACCGAGCCCGGGTGGCTTAGTCTGGTCATAGCGCCGCACTCATAGGGTTCCGAGATTCGGTGCGGCAGCCATTCGGTGGCTGTGCGTGTCCCCCGAGGCCCGCCGAGCCTCGAACCTGGGACATGCGGAGGCCGAGGGTTCGAACCCCTCCCCGGGCACTTTCTGACGAACCGACGAGCGTTAGCGAGTCGTTCGTCGAAACGCCCCGTGAGGGTTCGAACGAGACGAGTCACAGCGACCGACCCGTGGGAGACCGACCGTCTCGGCGTAGTTCAACGCGAGCGGGGTGAGCGTGCAGAACCCCCTTCCCGGGCATTTTCCCGTCGTCGCTCGCATCGGTGAGCGACAGCCCCGTGAAACTAACGGGGTGGTCTCACCGGGTGGGCGTCGGCGGGTGTTTTTATCTGGTGTGGGCGTGTCAGTACGCGTGATGTACGACCGTATCCTCTTGGCGACTGACGGAAGCGAGGCGTCCGCGGACGCTATCGAACACGCTGTGGCGCTGGCGGAGGCGACGGGTGCGACGCTGCACGCGCTGTACGTGGTGGACGAAGACGTGTACTCGGCGTACTCGGGCGACGAGTACGTCCAGGAGCACGAGGGATTGGAGAGCGGGCTGGAGGAGGCCGGCGAGGACGCGCTCGCGGCCGTCGAGTCCGCGGCCGACGACGTGACCGTGGTGACCGAGCTGGTGCACGGGCGACCGTCGGACGAGATTCTCGCGTACGGGAACGACCACGACGTCGACCTCATCGTCGTCGGGACGCGCGAGCGGTCGGCGGCGTACCGGAACCTCCTCGGGAGCGTGACGGAGCGCGTCGTCCGCATCGCGTCGCGGCCGGTGACGGTCGTGAAGACGCAGGTCGAGGACTAGAGTCGCCGGCGAACCGCTGTTTCTATCTGCGGACTCCAGTAGAGGGTGGCGAGCGCGACGACGTAGACGAGGGTGGAGGCGTCCCACGTGTACGCGGTCGCGCCGGCGAACGTGCTCGCGCCGAGCAGGGGGACGAGGAGGCTCATCGTGCAGCCGACGCAGGAGAACAGGCCGAGGACGGCGGACGCGACGATGCGGGTGGCGTCGAGCAGGCGGGCGTAGAGGACGTACGCGAGCGCGAGATACCCGATTAGTTTGAACGGGACGAGGGTGAGTTGGACGCCGAGCGCGCGGGCGGTGACGATGGGACCCCAGCCGGGCATCACCCAGGAGACGGAGAACGCGGTGCCGGCGTGCGGCGGGTTGACGACGGGGAGGAAGAGCAGGCCGCCGACCGCGGCGAGCACGGCGAAGTAGCCCGCGGCGAGCGCGCCCGAGACCCGTCTGGTTCGCGCGCTCGGGTCGCGTTCGCGAACCCAGCGGCGGGTGTGGACGACGGCGAGCAGACCGAGGTTAATCCAGACGAACGGGTAGACGACGTACCGGGGTTCGGTCACCCAGCCCGGCGTAATCGCGAGGTAGAAGACGACGAGCGTGAGTTCCGACCAGACGACGACCCCCCAGGCGGCGAGCGTCTGGGGGTCGAATCGGTCGAGGACGCCGGACGCGCGCGTTGCCATACTCGTGGTTCGCGCTCCTGTGAGTAAAGCGGTGTGGAGTTCAGACCGGGGCCGCGGCGGCGGACGGCCGCACCGCGTCCGCCTCCGCCCGCCACGCGTCCGCCTTCGACGCCGCGATGTCGTCTACGACGCGGTCGATGCGCGCGCCGCCGGTGTGGAACTCCGTGAACAACCGCATCAGGTCTTCCGCGACGTGGTGGGCGTCCGCGAGCGACGGCACCGCGGCTATCTGGATGGTCGTCACGTCCTCGGGGCCGCTGCCGTGCCGGAGGTCGACCCGGTAGCCCTTGTTCGAGTCGTCCACGCGGTCGGGGACGCGGCCGGGCGCGAGCACGACCCAGATGTCGCGGTCGATGTGCTCGTACTCGATGACCGGGTGCGGGTCGTACTTGCGGCCCACGTCCTCCTCGTACTCGGGGTCGTCGTGTCGCCAGTTCGGCGGAACGGTCAACCCATCAGACATGTCTCGTCCTTCACGCGGCCCCACTAAACCACTACCGGCCCCGAACTCCGCGCGGGGCGTCGGCGGACGAGAACGTTCGATAAAACGTCTCGCGCTCGCTCGCCGGCCGATAAAACATCGCGAGTCGCGCTCGTGGAGCGTGTGAAACGTCCTGAAACCACGCCAACGGTTGACCCGTTATATGGGGATGGGTGGTGTAGGACGGGATGTGATGTCGAGCCCTTCAACCGCTCACGATAACAGCCGCGTCGGGTCGCGAACGCTTCCCCTGGGCGTCCCGAAACCCCTCGAAGCCGTCGGGTTCTGGAGCGCGGTCGCCCTCCCCTTCCTCTACGTCCCCCTGTTCGTCGCGGGACTCCCGTCGGCGGACGCGCAGGTCGCGTTCGCCGCGCTCGTCCTCGCGCACGCCGTGACCCTCTTCCTCGGGCACGGCTACGAGGCCTAAGCGAACGTTAGTCTCGCCGCACGGCCGGGTTCGTCACCGCGCCCTGGGCGGCCGAGCCGAACAAGTCCCCGTACTTCCGCAACACGCCGGAGTCGTACTGCTGGTCGGGTTCCTCGCGCTCCCGGACGCGCTCTTCTACCTCGTGGCGGTCGAGGTCGACGGAGAGTTCGCGGTTCGGGATGTCCACCGTCACGGTGTCGCCGTCCTCGACGCCCGCGATTGGGCCGCCGGCCGCCGCCTCGGGCGCGACGTGCCCTATCATCGGGCCGCGGGTCGCGCCGCTGAACCGGCCGTCGGTGAGGAGCGCCACGTCGTCCTCGTGGCCCTGCCCGACGACGGCCGCGGTGACGCCGAGCATCTCCCGCATCCCGGGGCCGCCCTGCGGGCCCTCGTTCCGGATGACGATGACGTCCCCGCTCGCGATTTTCCCGGTCTGGACGTACTCCATCGCGTCCTCCTCGTTCTCGAACACGCGCGCCGGTCCCTGGTGGTAGAGTTCGTCGTCGCCCGTCACCTTGAGAACCGCGCCGTCGGGCGCGAGGTTCCCCGTCAAGACCTTTATCGCGCCCTCCTCGTGGAGCGGGTCGTCCGTCGTGTAGAGGAAGTCCGTCTCGATGTCGTCGTCCGCGGGCAGGTCGAGTTCGTCGAGTTCCTCCGCGATGGTGCGGCCGGTGACGGTCATCGCGTCGCCGTGCATGTACCCGCCCTCGACGAGGCGGCGGACGATGATGGGAACGCCGCCGACGGCGTGGAGGTCGTTCATCACGCGCTCGCCGCCGGGCTGGAGGTTCGCGATTTTCGGCGTGCGGTCGCTGATGGTGTTGAAGTCCTCGATGTCGAGGTCGATACCGGCTTCGGCGGCGAGCGCGAGCAGGTGGAGGACGGCGTTCGTCGAGCCGCCGAGCGCGACCTGGAGCGCGATGGCGTTCTCGAACGACTCCCGGGTGAGGATGTCCGAGGGTTTCCGGTCGTTCTCGACGGCGTCGAGCACGAGGTCGCCGGCGTCCCGCGCCACGTCGTAGCGCTCCTCGGACTCGGCGGGCGCGCTCGCAGACCCGAGGGGGGCGAGGCCGAGCGCTTCGCTGATGGACGCCATCGTGTTCGCGGTGAACATCCCGCCGCAGGAGCCCGCGCCCGGGCAGGCGTGACACGCCATCTCCTCGATTTCGTCCTCGTCCATCTTCCCGGAGGACACCGCGCCGACCGCCTCGAAGACGTTCTGCACGGTGATGTCGCGGCCCTCGTGCTCGCCGGGCATGATGGAGCCGCCGTAGAGGAAGACGGTCGGGAGGTCGGTGCGGATGGCCGCCATCATCATCCCGGGGAGGTTCTTATCGCAGCCGGCGACGGTGACGAGCGCGTCCATGCGCTCGCCGAACGACACGAGTTCCACCGAGTCCGCGATGACCTCCCGGCTGATGAGGGAGGCCTTCATGCCCTCGTGGCCCATCGAGATGGCGTCCGAGATGGTGATGGTGCCGAACTCGATGGGCATCCCGCCCGCGTCCTCGACGCCCTCGTAGGCCGCGGCCGCCACGTCGTCCAGGTGGACGTTGCACGGCGTGATGTCGGCGGCGGGGTTGGCGACGCCGACCATCGGCTTCGAGAGGTCGTCTCGGTCGTAGTCCATCGCGTAGAACATCGCGCGGTGGGGTGCGCGCTCCGGGCCCTCCGTGACTTCGGCGCTCCGAAGCCCCGGGTCTTTCGTGGGGTGGTCGCTCATACCACGAACTGGCGCTCGGGACGAATAAACCCACCCGACCGAACAGACGTTGCCGGACGACCGGAAGCTACACCCGCCGGGAGGTTCGACACCGCAGTATGCACGTCGCGGTCGCACACTACCCGGAGGGCGCGGGCCACGCCACCCGAATGCTCGCGGTCACGCGCGAACTCGAAGCCCGCGGCGCGCGCGTCTCGCTCGCGGGCGGCGGCCCAGGCGAACGCTTCGCCGACCTCCTCGGGTACGACGAGTACGTCCCCACGCGCGTGGACTTCATCGGGGACTACCAGGACGGCGGCGGCCTCGCGGACGTTCTCACCGGCAGTCTCCCGGACAGCGCGCGCCGCGTCCGCGACTTCTACCGCTGGCTCCGCCGCGAGAACCCGGACGCGCTCGTGACGGACGACATGTTCGCGGCGATGGCCGCGCCGATGGCGCGCGTCCCGCTCTACGTCTGCACGCACAACGCGCCCGGCCTCTACGACGACACGGTCGAGCGCGCGGGCGCGTGGGCGCTCACCGCCTACCAGGTCGCGGCGGCCCGCGACTTCCTCTTCCCCGCGGTCTGGCCGCCCGGGGACGCCGACCCGATGGGCGTCTCGCGGATTCCGCCGCTCGCCCTCGACGCGGACGCGCCCGTCGTCGGCGACCCGGACGTGGTGATGGTACCGAGCACGTACTCGGACGAACTCGACGCGGCCGCAGACGGCCTCCGCGAGAACGGGCGGCGGGTCACCGTCGTCGGCGGCGACGGCTGGGAGCCGGTGGCGTCGATGCTGCCGACGCTCCGCGCCGCGAACCTCGTCGTCTGCCCCGGGTACTCGACGGTGATGGAGGCCGCCGTCGCCGGCACGCCCACCCTCATCTATCCGTTCACGAGCGAGCAGCGCGGCGTCGCCCGCCTCGCCGCCCGCGCCACCGGCTTCCGCACCGTCACCAGTTCCGGCGAGGTCGTCGCGGCCGCCGCCGATCCGCCCGACCCGCCCGCGTTCGAGAACGGCGCGGGCGTCGTCGCGGACGCCGTGCTCTCGTAGGCGTTACCGGTGTCGAAACCGGCTTTTCCGTACTCTCCGAGGTGTCCGTATGGCCGTTCGCGTCTCCGCGCCCGCCCGCCTCCACTTCGGGTTCTGCAACCTCTCGCTCGCCCACGAGCGCCTCTACGGGAGCCTCGGCGTCGCGCTCGCCGAACCCCGCACCGTCGTCACCGCCGAACCCGCCGATTCCGTCGTCTGCGACCACCCGACCGCCCGCGAGCACGCCGCCCGCGCCACCAGTCTCCTCGACGTGTCCGGCGCGCGCGTCTCCGTCGAGGACGAACTCCCGCGGCACGTCGGCCTCGGGAGCGGCACCCAGCTCGCGCTCGCCGTGCTCGCCGCCGTCGCACGCGCGCACGACCGAGAGCCGCGCGTCAGGGAGCGCGCGCCGGCGCTCGGCCGCGGCGGCCGGTCCGGCGTCGGCGTCGCCGGGTTCGAGTCCGGCGGGTTCGTGCTGGACGCCGGACACCCGACCGAGCGGTTCACCGCGGAAGCGCCCGACCCAGGCGGCTGGACGGTTCCCGGCGTCGCCGCGCGCCACGAACTCCCCGACGACTGGCGGTTCGTGCTCGCGCTCCCGGACGCCGACCCCGGCCGGCACGGCGACGCGGAGGAGACGAGCATGCGCGCCGCCGTCGAGGACGCCGACCCTGGCGTCGCGGACGCCATCGCGGGCCTCGTCGTCCGACGCGTCCTCCCCGCCGCCGCGGACGGCGACCGCGGACGGTTCGGGCGGGCGGTCGCGGAACTCGGCCGCCTGAACGGGCAGTGGTACGCGGACGAACAGGGCGGCGTCTACCGGCCGCCCGCGGGCGCGGTGGTGGACAGCCTCCGCGCGTCCCCCGCGGTCTCCGGCGCGGGCCAGTCCTCGTGGGGGCCGGCCGTGTACGCGGTCACGGACGCGACGCACGCCGCGGAAGCCCGGCTCGCCGCGCGGGACGCGCTCGACGACGCCGACTGCGACGGCCGCGTGCGCGTCGTCCGCCCCGACGACGACGGCGCGCGCGTCGAATCCAACCCCAACTCGTAAGCACTCCCCCGCCGTCTCTCCCGTATGGCTCGGATTCCGTTCGGTATCTCCCGGCTGGACGACCAGATCGGGGGCGGAGCGCCCGGCGGGAGCGTCGTCCTGCTCGCGGGCGAAGCGGGTGCCGGCGCGCGCGAGTTCCTGTTCACGAGCGCCGTGATGAACGGCCTCGCGTACAACGACACCGACCTCTTCGACCTCCACTACGGCGACGTGGGGCCGGCCGCCGAACTCCCCGAGGAGGTTCACTACGTCTCCTTCACGGCGAGCGGGAACGAACTCCACCGCGAGGTGTCGCTGACGATGGACGACGACATCGTGGACGCCGGCCTGCAGTCGGTTCGGTTCGAAGACCTCTCGCCCGAGTTCTTCCAGTTGAGTCCGGTGCCCCGGGAGTGGTACGTCGGGCACACGCGCGCCATCACGGAACTCGGGAAGGACGCGGAGCGCCGCGACGTCATCGAGGCGTTCGCGGACTACCTCGACGCGAACGCGGAGAACAGCCTCGTGGTCGTGGACTCGCTCACCGACCTCGTGGGCGCGCAGACGGGCGACCTCCCGTTCAGCGACATCGTGTACGCCCTGAAGGGGTTGCGGAAGGCGGCGCGGTCGTGGAACGGCCTCATCCTCATCCACGTGAGCCAGGAGGCCCTCACCGATGTACAACTCGGGAACCTCGTGACGAGCGTGGACGGCACCATCCAGTTCGAGTGGGAGACCGGCGGGAACGAGCGCGTGCGGACGATGTTCGTCCGGGAGTTCCGGGGCGTGCTCTCCCAGTTGGAGGACGACGACATCATTCGGTTCGAGACGGAGATTCACGAGGCCGGGTTCGACGTGAGCAACGTCCGGAAGATTCGTTGACTCTCCCCGACACCTCGCGGCACGAATTTTACTATAGCAGTCAAACACGTTAAGGCATCCGCCCGCCAACTAGGGACGAATGCCCGACGGGACGAGTGAGACCACGGGGGAGGTGTCGGTCTCCGGGGGCGCGGCGAAGTGGCTCGAAGCCCGGGCCGCCGAGTCGAACCTGGACCCCGACGCCTTCCTGATGCGGCTCGTCGCCGCGTTCCGCACCGTCGAGGAGTCCGGAGAGGTGTCCTTTGCGACCGAGAGCGACCTCGACTCGGTCTCCGAGGAAGTCGAAGCGCTCTCCGGGGACGTGGACTCGCTCGAAGACGACCTGGACGCGCTCCGGCGCGAGACCGAGGCCGACGTCGAGGACGTGCGCGAGCGCGTGGTGCAGGTCGCGGAGGCGCTCGACGAGACGGCGGACGCCTCCCACGACCACCCCGAACTCACCGAACGCATGGACACGGCCGCGGAGACGGTGAAACACCTCCGCGCGGAGACCCGCGCCGTCTCCGAGGAGGTCGAAGACCTCCGGGAGTGGGCGACCGAGGGGTTCGAGAACTACGAGGACGTCCTCGAATACCTCACGGAGACGACGGAAGACCTGGACGAGAAGGTCGGGACGCTCGCGCGCGTCCTCGTGGACGTGCGGCGCTCCACGCGCGCGCTCGCCGCCGCGGAGGAGGAGCGCGCCGCCGCGGGCGCGCTGAAGCACATGGCGAACGAACAGGGCGTCCGCGAGGGCGTCTGCGAGGAGTGCGAGAACGCCGTGGACATCGCGCTCCTCACCGACGCGACGTGTCCGTTCTGTCAGAGCACGTTCTCCGGCGTGGAGTCCTCGCGGCGCTTCGGGTTGTTCCAGTCCGCGACGCTCACCACGGGCGAACGCCCCGCCCTGGAAGCGCCGGACGTGGAGGACAGCCTCGACGACGAACTGGAGGAACTCGTCGATGAGTGACGACGAGCAGGCGGACGAGCGCC from Salarchaeum japonicum carries:
- a CDS encoding TVP38/TMEM64 family protein, with translation MVSVSRRVVLVALAAALVVALALLVPEGVLARVRGVVASPWFPLILVGLYVVRPFLAWPVSALSVLVGYKYGLVLGVPIALVGAVGTSLIPYYVGDRLPTAGRVLGPVRESGERYFAAAGDTRGVVAARLAPTPAEVVSAGAGIAGVPARAFVAGTLVGELPWTIAAVGIGSSLDSFSPKSAFDPVLVGACVLIAVLLLAGPLYRSRRR
- a CDS encoding DUF5830 family protein, with the translated sequence MDAVEAGVELLAAMDDDTLSVADAVDRLEAVTTHPEKTRRILDEAESRGIIDRDASELTFTKGGYGGFDPDIVTKDGDFTCRRCGTAISTGYFLDLDTGELGPFGSSCVRKVTGRE
- a CDS encoding DUF7115 domain-containing protein codes for the protein MDVPAAVDAALDGESVAARIPLRGEDALFVTATRTLAYRADGLLSDESVEEYPHAAERITVSEGRRKSKVTLDYGLEGEETLTVPAGKLDDALHPIIAGVLNHADVTAPGETVKRTYRFSELTLIVTSDRLVKHVGAAVWDDDYEEIVFDEVTDIDTEEGSVASQLVLETTGRTQRIKAPNDSFRDVRETVEDALFAAHDADTYQEFRRAVASDQPAGDPGSAVAFDNDDIEPLGGRDDASEPVDAPAEADANGQANGGQTNGGQASAQVAESESEPEPSVDVEELRAELDDLEETVEQQAEYIAEQEALVARQSELLDEQRERIEALRETIRDR
- a CDS encoding universal stress protein, with the translated sequence MYDRILLATDGSEASADAIEHAVALAEATGATLHALYVVDEDVYSAYSGDEYVQEHEGLESGLEEAGEDALAAVESAADDVTVVTELVHGRPSDEILAYGNDHDVDLIVVGTRERSAAYRNLLGSVTERVVRIASRPVTVVKTQVED
- a CDS encoding DUF7546 family protein → MATRASGVLDRFDPQTLAAWGVVVWSELTLVVFYLAITPGWVTEPRYVVYPFVWINLGLLAVVHTRRWVRERDPSARTRRVSGALAAGYFAVLAAVGGLLFLPVVNPPHAGTAFSVSWVMPGWGPIVTARALGVQLTLVPFKLIGYLALAYVLYARLLDATRIVASAVLGLFSCVGCTMSLLVPLLGASTFAGATAYTWDASTLVYVVALATLYWSPQIETAVRRRL
- the ilvD gene encoding dihydroxy-acid dehydratase, giving the protein MSDHPTKDPGLRSAEVTEGPERAPHRAMFYAMDYDRDDLSKPMVGVANPAADITPCNVHLDDVAAAAYEGVEDAGGMPIEFGTITISDAISMGHEGMKASLISREVIADSVELVSFGERMDALVTVAGCDKNLPGMMMAAIRTDLPTVFLYGGSIMPGEHEGRDITVQNVFEAVGAVSSGKMDEDEIEEMACHACPGAGSCGGMFTANTMASISEALGLAPLGSASAPAESEERYDVARDAGDLVLDAVENDRKPSDILTRESFENAIALQVALGGSTNAVLHLLALAAEAGIDLDIEDFNTISDRTPKIANLQPGGERVMNDLHAVGGVPIIVRRLVEGGYMHGDAMTVTGRTIAEELDELDLPADDDIETDFLYTTDDPLHEEGAIKVLTGNLAPDGAVLKVTGDDELYHQGPARVFENEEDAMEYVQTGKIASGDVIVIRNEGPQGGPGMREMLGVTAAVVGQGHEDDVALLTDGRFSGATRGPMIGHVAPEAAAGGPIAGVEDGDTVTVDIPNRELSVDLDRHEVEERVREREEPDQQYDSGVLRKYGDLFGSAAQGAVTNPAVRRD
- a CDS encoding glycosyltransferase translates to MHVAVAHYPEGAGHATRMLAVTRELEARGARVSLAGGGPGERFADLLGYDEYVPTRVDFIGDYQDGGGLADVLTGSLPDSARRVRDFYRWLRRENPDALVTDDMFAAMAAPMARVPLYVCTHNAPGLYDDTVERAGAWALTAYQVAAARDFLFPAVWPPGDADPMGVSRIPPLALDADAPVVGDPDVVMVPSTYSDELDAAADGLRENGRRVTVVGGDGWEPVASMLPTLRAANLVVCPGYSTVMEAAVAGTPTLIYPFTSEQRGVARLAARATGFRTVTSSGEVVAAAADPPDPPAFENGAGVVADAVLS
- a CDS encoding beta-ribofuranosylaminobenzene 5'-phosphate synthase family protein, translated to MAVRVSAPARLHFGFCNLSLAHERLYGSLGVALAEPRTVVTAEPADSVVCDHPTAREHAARATSLLDVSGARVSVEDELPRHVGLGSGTQLALAVLAAVARAHDREPRVRERAPALGRGGRSGVGVAGFESGGFVLDAGHPTERFTAEAPDPGGWTVPGVAARHELPDDWRFVLALPDADPGRHGDAEETSMRAAVEDADPGVADAIAGLVVRRVLPAAADGDRGRFGRAVAELGRLNGQWYADEQGGVYRPPAGAVVDSLRASPAVSGAGQSSWGPAVYAVTDATHAAEARLAARDALDDADCDGRVRVVRPDDDGARVESNPNS
- a CDS encoding RAD55 family ATPase gives rise to the protein MARIPFGISRLDDQIGGGAPGGSVVLLAGEAGAGAREFLFTSAVMNGLAYNDTDLFDLHYGDVGPAAELPEEVHYVSFTASGNELHREVSLTMDDDIVDAGLQSVRFEDLSPEFFQLSPVPREWYVGHTRAITELGKDAERRDVIEAFADYLDANAENSLVVVDSLTDLVGAQTGDLPFSDIVYALKGLRKAARSWNGLILIHVSQEALTDVQLGNLVTSVDGTIQFEWETGGNERVRTMFVREFRGVLSQLEDDDIIRFETEIHEAGFDVSNVRKIR